The genomic window AGGAGTGATAGACTCAACGGACCTTCCCCTCAACGTATCCAGGGAAATCCTCCAGCATAACAGGCAGGTTGAGATCATACGGACGAATATAACAAAAAAGGTCCTCGATACGCTCGGCGATATGAAAAAGGAGCAATACGAAGACTATGTCAAAATTTACAAAGAGTTCGGCAGGGTCCTCAAGGAGGGGCTCCACTATGATTTTTCGCGGAGAGAGGCCATAGCCGATCTGCTCCTTTTCCCTTCAACGAAAACCGGGGAGGGTATATTGAGGACTCTCGATGATTATATCAACGACATGAAGACGGAACAGGAAGCGATATACTATATCACCGGGACATCGCTCGCAGAGGTCCAGCATTCACCTTATCTCGAGGCATTCAGGGGCAAGGATTATGAAGTGTTTGTCATGCTCGACGATATTGATGATTTCGTCCTGAGCAGTTTCGAATATAAAGGAAAAAAACTGAAATCCATTACAAAGGGAGATATTGATCTCGACAAGACAGAAAAGACAGAAAAGGAAACGGCAAAAAAACAATACGAAAAACTCATAGACCTCATGAAAGACATATTGAAAGACGATGTAAAAGACGTAAGGCCCTCCGGTCGCCTGACGGATTCGGCCTGCTGCCTTGTTGCCGATGAGGGAGATCTGGATCCGCAGATGGAAAAACTCCTAAAGGCCATGGGTCAGGAGGTCCCTTTAAAAAAGCGGATCCTCGAGATCAACCCTGCACACCCGCTTTTTGCCTCAATGAAGGCGATCTTTGAGAAAGACGCAAAGAGCAGCACCCTCCATGATTTTATAAGGCTCCTTTACGATCAGGCCCTCATCCTTGAAGGGTCAAAGCCAAAAGATCCCGCAGCGTTTTCTAAAACAATTGCAAAGCTGATGGCGGAGAATATAGAGAAGGGCAGTTCATAGCTCATAGAAAACCGTATATCGTCGTTCGTATATCGTATATCGAGATTCCAAAAACCCGTGAGGCGTAAATCGTGAGGCGTCAGGCGTTAAAAAACCTAATGAAAAAGGCGCCACTGACCTGGATATTCTGCTTTCTGCTCTTCTCACCTTCTGCTTTTCTGCTAACCTAACGCCTTACAACTGACAAGATCCTTCTTAACCTTTCACCTTTTACATTTTACAGTGTTTCCCTCGTCGATATACGAACGACGATATACTGCCGTTTATGAGCTGCTCTATTCGAAGAATTCCATAAACTTTTCTTTGAACCCTTTACGCGTTTTCCCGCTGTCACTGACAAATTCTTTTGCAAGTTCTTCCATGAGCAGGCGCTGTTTTTCACTCAGCTGCGAAGGGATGATAACATTGAGGTAGACAAGCTGATCTCCCCTCCCGTACCCGTTCGATTTGGTTACGCCAAGCCCCTTGATACGGAAGACCTTGCCCGGTTGCGTGCCGGGTGGCATTGTGATCGTTGTTTCACCGTCTATGGTGGGTACCGTAAACTCTCCTCCGAGACATAAAAGCGGAAAACTGACATCAATCTGCACGGTAATGTCGTCGCCGGTGCGTTCGAAGACCTGGTGTTCGTTGACCTGCAAAACAACGTACAGGTCGCCGGGGACGGTGTCGCCAAACTGCTGCATCCCTTCCCCCCGCAGTTTTAACCTCATGCCCGTGTCGACACCGGGTGGGATCCTGACCTTGATCTTCTTCTTTGTCTTGATGCTCCCCTTGCCTTTGCAGGTTTTGCAAGGGTCCTTGATGATATGACCATCGCCGTTGCAATATTCGCAGGTCCTGTTTATCGTAAAAAACCCGTGACTCTGCCTGACCTGTCCCTTCCCCCCGCAGTGTTTACAGATCACAGGCCGGTGTCCGGGTTCTATCCGGGACCCGCCGCACACTGAGCATTTTTCCTCTTTGGGTATTTCTATCTCTTTTTCAATACCGAATACAGCC from Syntrophorhabdaceae bacterium includes these protein-coding regions:
- the htpG gene encoding molecular chaperone HtpG → LLYIPSSAPYDILFRDYKIGPTLYVKRVQIMDHCEELIPPYLRFVKGVIDSTDLPLNVSREILQHNRQVEIIRTNITKKVLDTLGDMKKEQYEDYVKIYKEFGRVLKEGLHYDFSRREAIADLLLFPSTKTGEGILRTLDDYINDMKTEQEAIYYITGTSLAEVQHSPYLEAFRGKDYEVFVMLDDIDDFVLSSFEYKGKKLKSITKGDIDLDKTEKTEKETAKKQYEKLIDLMKDILKDDVKDVRPSGRLTDSACCLVADEGDLDPQMEKLLKAMGQEVPLKKRILEINPAHPLFASMKAIFEKDAKSSTLHDFIRLLYDQALILEGSKPKDPAAFSKTIAKLMAENIEKGSS
- the dnaJ gene encoding molecular chaperone DnaJ encodes the protein MRMEYRDYHEILNVSKGATDEEIKKAYRKLALQYHPDRNPDNKEAEEMFKKISEAYEVLSDPEKRYRYERFGAADDTGSVFDFGFRGNFDTVFNDLFSDFFGSPRQRERKGQDLRYNLTIEFEEAVFGIEKEIEIPKEEKCSVCGGSRIEPGHRPVICKHCGGKGQVRQSHGFFTINRTCEYCNGDGHIIKDPCKTCKGKGSIKTKKKIKVRIPPGVDTGMRLKLRGEGMQQFGDTVPGDLYVVLQVNEHQVFERTGDDITVQIDVSFPLLCLGGEFTVPTIDGETTITMPPGTQPGKVFRIKGLGVTKSNGYGRGDQLVYLNVIIPSQLSEKQRLLMEELAKEFVSDSGKTRKGFKEKFMEFFE